The following are from one region of the Nitrososphaerales archaeon genome:
- a CDS encoding methyltransferase domain-containing protein yields the protein MKYALGNTNREVERLDIQASIFEKETTRTLRYAGIKFGMQCLDLGCGTGNTTLLLADLVGKSGKVFGLDINENSINICKRKAAKKRFKNVKFVTGDVYNTKFENSMFDCVFSRFLFQHLRDPQRALEEMIRVTRRGGIIAVEELDHGSWLSYPYDHNLEKLRRSYVKILKHNGSDPYIARKLYKFFLEKNLKPKVEAYSVCVPMSNKAYNMVGVFMAEVLEEKIIQNGIMSKVEFKTMLEGLRQYTRIPYGMVLYALSFRLWGNK from the coding sequence ACTCGGACATTAAGGTATGCTGGGATTAAATTTGGTATGCAATGCCTTGACCTTGGTTGTGGTACTGGTAATACTACTTTATTGCTAGCTGATCTGGTAGGTAAAAGTGGTAAGGTTTTTGGCCTCGACATAAACGAGAACAGCATAAATATATGCAAAAGAAAGGCTGCAAAGAAGAGGTTCAAAAATGTTAAATTTGTAACAGGAGATGTTTACAATACCAAATTTGAGAATTCAATGTTCGATTGTGTATTCTCTAGGTTTCTGTTTCAACATCTAAGAGATCCTCAGAGAGCCTTAGAGGAAATGATCAGAGTAACTCGTAGAGGTGGAATCATAGCAGTAGAAGAATTGGATCACGGTTCATGGCTATCTTATCCTTATGACCATAACTTAGAAAAACTTCGACGAAGTTATGTAAAGATATTAAAGCATAACGGATCCGATCCATATATTGCCAGAAAACTTTACAAATTTTTTCTAGAAAAGAATTTGAAACCGAAGGTTGAAGCATATTCCGTATGTGTTCCAATGAGCAATAAAGCTTACAATATGGTTGGCGTATTCATGGCAGAAGTCCTTGAAGAAAAAATTATTCAAAATGGAATTATGTCTAAGGTAGAATTTAAGACAATGCTTGAAGGGTTAAGGCAATATACTAGAATACCCTATGGTATGGTTCTTTACGCCCTCTCATTCAGGCTTTGGGGCAACAAATAG
- a CDS encoding UbiA family prenyltransferase yields the protein MVSLILGSHGSLDPFVALRAVLASYFLALATYTYNDITDFDVDRINRSNRPIAAGKSTKNELVIVVSFLYGSALILALSINLNTALVASIFTALGIAYSHPSVNLKDKFPLKTMVTSIGAALSSIIGGIAVSNISIPVIYAALLFFAFFFILGPLGDIADLRGDRAVGRRTFPIVIGIKQTIMLMMSVPIAIAVMTISAHDIIGMHALGAYVTVGVCFGTMALLYYVSKKAEDTARVISIRPKMRFFFVLLQLSLLLGFL from the coding sequence ATGGTATCACTGATACTTGGTTCGCACGGATCCTTGGATCCATTTGTCGCACTGCGTGCGGTGCTAGCTAGCTACTTTTTGGCACTTGCAACTTATACCTACAATGATATTACTGATTTTGATGTGGATAGGATAAATAGGTCAAATCGACCGATCGCTGCTGGCAAATCTACAAAGAATGAACTAGTCATCGTAGTGTCCTTTCTATACGGTTCTGCGTTGATACTGGCACTTTCCATAAACTTGAACACCGCTTTAGTTGCGTCAATTTTCACGGCACTAGGTATTGCATATTCACATCCTTCAGTAAATCTAAAAGACAAGTTTCCATTGAAAACAATGGTAACATCTATAGGAGCTGCATTGTCATCGATTATAGGAGGAATTGCTGTTTCAAATATTTCTATACCTGTAATATATGCTGCACTGCTGTTCTTTGCATTCTTTTTCATTTTGGGGCCTCTAGGGGATATTGCAGATTTAAGAGGAGATAGAGCTGTTGGTAGACGTACTTTTCCTATAGTAATTGGAATCAAACAAACCATTATGTTAATGATGTCAGTACCAATTGCAATAGCAGTAATGACTATATCGGCACATGATATAATAGGCATGCATGCACTTGGGGCCTACGTTACTGTTGGTGTATGTTTTGGTACGATGGCGTTGCTTTATTATGTAAGCAAAAAAGCAGAAGATACTGCTAGGGTTATATCTATCAGACCTAAGATGAGATTCTTTTTTGTTTTGCTGCAGCTGTCACTGCTGTTAGGATTCCTGTAA
- a CDS encoding adenylyltransferase/cytidyltransferase family protein: protein MDALSKIMLSSIYAHTLDGRDVFTSVRERTEASNDVLGKRLTELASLGMVEEDTMCLTDIGRDALKVVFAGGVFDIIHPGHIHTLRSAKALGDILVVVIARNTTAQKSKGTPPIHDEKLRQELVASLRFVDIAILGHEEDIFKTVELVKPNVIALGYDQVHQEKHITEECKKRGLNIQVVRLQSPVPDLKSSSIKKDLGQSLYKI from the coding sequence TTGGACGCATTAAGCAAGATAATGCTTTCATCGATCTATGCACATACACTTGACGGTAGGGATGTGTTCACTAGCGTTAGGGAGCGAACAGAAGCAAGCAATGATGTATTGGGTAAGCGATTAACTGAACTTGCTTCTTTGGGCATGGTAGAGGAAGATACAATGTGCCTTACTGATATTGGTAGAGACGCATTGAAAGTTGTATTTGCTGGAGGTGTTTTTGATATTATACACCCTGGGCATATTCACACGTTGAGATCAGCAAAAGCACTGGGAGATATCTTAGTGGTAGTAATTGCAAGAAATACTACTGCACAGAAGAGCAAGGGCACTCCTCCTATACATGATGAAAAGTTGCGGCAGGAACTTGTTGCCTCGCTCAGATTCGTTGATATAGCAATACTTGGGCATGAGGAAGATATATTCAAAACTGTGGAACTTGTTAAACCAAACGTCATTGCCCTAGGATACGATCAGGTGCATCAGGAGAAACATATAACTGAGGAATGTAAGAAGCGTGGTCTTAACATACAGGTAGTTAGGTTACAATCACCCGTACCGGATCTTAAGAGCTCATCAATCAAGAAAGATCTCGGGCAGTCTCTTTACAAGATCTGA
- a CDS encoding DUF120 domain-containing protein, giving the protein MPQMKLQHILTLAELLLRGARYNYIEITTKELGKTIDRSQQAASKHLLDLESDGYVHRVRKGQGFRVKVTEKGYEQMSKLFLSLKSALDSAPDHLEFNGVAISGMGEGAYYMTQAGYKKQFIEKLGFEPYPGTLNIKLSERVYVEAKKELDKYPAIFIDGFSDGNRTYGWVKCYPATVNNKVDGAVLILERTHHDDSVIEVIAPSKIKDAVNIDDGDKVKVTVKIPKEEINKN; this is encoded by the coding sequence ATGCCCCAGATGAAACTCCAGCACATACTTACGCTTGCTGAGTTGCTGCTGAGAGGAGCAAGGTACAACTACATAGAGATAACGACCAAGGAGCTTGGAAAAACCATCGACCGATCCCAGCAGGCAGCATCAAAACACCTTCTTGACCTTGAAAGCGATGGCTATGTTCACAGGGTAAGGAAGGGGCAAGGGTTCCGTGTCAAGGTGACAGAGAAGGGATATGAGCAAATGTCAAAACTATTTCTATCATTGAAATCCGCACTTGACTCGGCTCCAGATCATCTCGAGTTCAACGGAGTAGCCATATCTGGGATGGGTGAGGGTGCATACTACATGACGCAGGCAGGGTATAAGAAGCAGTTCATTGAAAAGCTTGGTTTTGAACCGTATCCTGGAACTTTGAACATTAAACTTTCGGAACGTGTATACGTTGAAGCAAAGAAAGAGCTAGACAAATATCCTGCCATCTTTATAGATGGTTTCAGTGACGGCAATAGAACCTATGGATGGGTCAAGTGCTATCCGGCAACTGTTAACAATAAGGTAGATGGCGCAGTGCTAATACTTGAACGAACACATCATGATGATAGCGTTATTGAGGTTATTGCTCCTTCCAAGATAAAAGACGCTGTAAATATTGATGATGGCGATAAGGTCAAGGTAACAGTGAAGATTCCTAAGGAAGAAATCAATAAGAATTAA
- the dnaG gene encoding DNA primase DnaG: MPNAGIVKYHVKMKFEVDGIVEKADIIGAIFGQTEGLLGPEMNLNELQKVSKVGRIEVNVENKADKTLGDALIPMSTDISTAALIAAAIESIDKVGPFQAKFVLAGIEDIRETKKKVIVDRAKKIVQEWATKTMSESEEMLKDIYDATKPGKLTSFGREQLACGSGVFESDWIILVEGRADVINLLRAGFDNAIAIEGARIAEPVVKLCQDKRRVIAFLDGDRAGDLILKELEGAVKIDTVLRAPPGREVEELTPQEIVDILKDVVKIEVSRGAIKVEGQSDNITGKVREIFSEINETLEAVALDSSLNQVFRVPVSELVQKLQDGDGAKYLVLDGIITQRLVDAASKAGIQYVVGHRITETKKSHDITLRTFNELGVN, translated from the coding sequence TTGCCTAATGCAGGGATTGTAAAGTATCATGTTAAAATGAAGTTTGAGGTTGATGGAATAGTCGAGAAGGCTGACATCATAGGCGCTATATTCGGACAAACAGAAGGACTCTTGGGTCCTGAGATGAACCTGAACGAGCTGCAGAAGGTCTCCAAGGTGGGAAGAATAGAGGTGAACGTGGAGAATAAAGCTGACAAGACCCTTGGCGACGCTCTGATACCTATGAGCACCGACATATCCACAGCTGCGTTGATAGCGGCCGCTATAGAGAGCATAGACAAGGTAGGGCCATTCCAGGCAAAGTTTGTGCTTGCTGGCATAGAGGACATTAGGGAAACCAAGAAGAAGGTCATTGTTGATAGAGCGAAGAAGATAGTGCAGGAATGGGCGACGAAGACTATGAGCGAAAGTGAGGAGATGCTCAAGGATATTTATGATGCTACCAAACCAGGAAAGCTAACCTCTTTTGGAAGGGAACAGTTAGCCTGTGGCTCTGGTGTCTTTGAATCGGATTGGATAATACTTGTGGAGGGCAGGGCCGATGTCATAAACCTGCTAAGGGCTGGTTTCGATAACGCGATAGCAATAGAAGGCGCAAGGATTGCAGAGCCAGTGGTAAAGTTATGCCAAGATAAGCGTAGAGTGATTGCGTTCTTGGATGGTGACAGAGCAGGCGACCTTATACTTAAGGAACTAGAAGGTGCAGTAAAGATAGACACTGTGTTAAGAGCTCCGCCAGGTAGGGAAGTTGAAGAGCTTACTCCTCAAGAGATCGTTGACATACTGAAAGATGTTGTTAAGATAGAAGTGAGTAGAGGTGCCATTAAAGTTGAAGGGCAAAGTGATAACATCACAGGCAAGGTTAGAGAAATTTTCTCTGAAATAAATGAAACTCTAGAGGCGGTTGCACTGGACAGCTCATTAAATCAGGTATTCAGGGTGCCGGTTAGCGAACTTGTGCAGAAACTCCAGGACGGAGATGGTGCAAAATATCTTGTGCTCGATGGAATAATAACGCAGAGGTTGGTAGATGCGGCTTCCAAGGCTGGAATTCAATATGTTGTCGGGCATAGGATAACAGAGACGAAGAAATCACATGATATTACGCTGAGAACATTTAACGAGCTTGGTGTTAACTGA
- a CDS encoding EamA family transporter has protein sequence MAEWFFLTLLSAVAFSALDLMEKHLISRRIKSPLMLAIFVTVFYPINLAIIPAFFEVNYALLPSLISFAIGVGMGVAYLLFMKAIQVEEISRVVTLHYTYPLFIAPIAFVFLNEDLTPYNYAGIVLLVASTFMVSYRGGVKRILYSPALLLMTALNVIIAVENILAKYLFEFTNFWSFIFWVTAGIIAVRMLMLLIPNVRKELTAIKFKSLIGYGVAISLLFLASNLLYYGAVSLQFVSLVSALSATQPMFILAMAIALTYLKPGFVYEELSRRAVISKSIAVVMVFAGSYMIMLNS, from the coding sequence ATGGCAGAGTGGTTCTTCCTTACACTGCTGTCAGCTGTGGCATTTTCTGCTCTTGACCTGATGGAGAAACACCTGATCTCACGCAGAATAAAGAGTCCATTAATGCTCGCGATCTTTGTCACAGTGTTTTACCCCATAAATCTGGCAATAATACCAGCTTTCTTTGAGGTTAACTATGCTCTCTTGCCATCGTTGATCAGCTTCGCCATAGGCGTTGGGATGGGCGTTGCTTATTTGCTGTTCATGAAGGCTATACAGGTAGAAGAGATCTCAAGGGTAGTTACTTTACACTATACATACCCACTATTTATCGCACCCATAGCCTTTGTATTTCTGAACGAGGATCTTACTCCCTACAATTATGCAGGTATAGTTCTACTTGTAGCAAGCACGTTTATGGTATCATACAGAGGAGGTGTAAAACGTATACTATATTCGCCGGCGTTGCTGCTCATGACCGCCTTGAACGTCATTATCGCCGTAGAAAATATATTAGCAAAGTACTTGTTTGAGTTTACAAACTTTTGGAGTTTCATCTTCTGGGTTACCGCTGGGATAATTGCGGTGCGTATGTTGATGCTTCTAATACCGAACGTTAGAAAGGAGCTAACGGCTATCAAATTCAAATCCTTGATAGGGTATGGCGTAGCAATATCGCTGCTCTTCCTAGCATCGAACTTGCTCTACTATGGCGCTGTTTCGTTGCAGTTCGTGTCGCTGGTAAGTGCCCTTTCAGCCACACAGCCCATGTTCATACTTGCAATGGCTATAGCCTTAACATATCTAAAACCAGGGTTTGTGTATGAGGAACTTTCTAGGAGGGCTGTGATTTCCAAGTCTATTGCAGTGGTTATGGTATTTGCTGGTTCATACATGATAATGCTAAATTCCTAA
- a CDS encoding NAD(P)/FAD-dependent oxidoreductase, whose amino-acid sequence MKYDVAIIGAGVIGLCIANELSSYKVNVVCIEQEHKVAAGASGSNSGVIHSGINLKPGSKKARFCVEGNKMMYQLCKQLGVPCKRSGTVVVAFDDEIKILEELMRRADLNGVEDVKFLTKEEIKGIEPYVTAKEGLFAPTGGITLPKVLCQKLAERAERKGMKLLLDTKALAIKNDGQFKIKTSNNDINASIVINSAGLYCDEISAMVGFNKFTVQPWLGEYYVIDESKGHLINSMVYPAPQLGGAGLGIHLTKSLEGYILVGPNAKQMKGKDDMFRSPADEFYNAIAKFLSSIQISDLRYAYSGIRAKLVGSYSVLDADFVIEEYPSNFIHLMGIESPGLTASPAIAKHVVELVGKRIDLKPN is encoded by the coding sequence ATGAAGTATGATGTTGCGATAATAGGTGCTGGTGTGATTGGACTGTGTATAGCGAATGAACTCTCAAGCTATAAAGTTAATGTGGTTTGCATTGAACAGGAGCATAAAGTAGCTGCTGGTGCAAGCGGCAGCAATTCTGGTGTAATACACTCTGGCATAAATCTTAAGCCTGGAAGCAAGAAGGCTAGGTTTTGCGTTGAGGGTAATAAAATGATGTATCAGCTATGCAAGCAACTAGGTGTCCCATGTAAAAGATCAGGAACCGTTGTTGTGGCATTTGATGATGAGATAAAAATTCTGGAGGAATTGATGAGGCGTGCAGATCTAAATGGTGTTGAAGATGTGAAATTTCTTACTAAGGAGGAGATAAAGGGCATAGAACCATACGTTACTGCGAAAGAAGGACTTTTTGCTCCTACTGGAGGTATAACGCTGCCAAAAGTATTATGCCAGAAACTTGCGGAAAGGGCAGAAAGGAAAGGGATGAAATTATTACTTGACACAAAAGCTCTTGCTATAAAGAATGATGGGCAGTTTAAAATAAAAACCAGTAATAACGACATAAATGCCAGCATAGTGATAAATTCTGCGGGGCTTTATTGCGATGAAATATCTGCAATGGTTGGCTTTAACAAGTTCACTGTACAACCATGGCTTGGTGAGTATTATGTTATCGATGAAAGCAAAGGACATTTAATTAATTCAATGGTTTACCCTGCTCCGCAGTTGGGAGGTGCTGGCTTGGGTATACATTTGACAAAATCATTAGAAGGTTATATACTTGTGGGTCCAAATGCAAAACAGATGAAGGGCAAAGATGATATGTTCAGATCGCCTGCTGATGAGTTTTATAACGCAATAGCAAAGTTTCTTTCGAGCATACAAATCAGTGATTTAAGGTATGCATATTCTGGTATTAGAGCCAAACTTGTTGGTTCTTACTCTGTTTTAGATGCAGACTTTGTGATTGAAGAATATCCAAGCAATTTCATACATCTGATGGGCATAGAATCTCCCGGACTCACTGCATCGCCTGCAATTGCTAAACATGTAGTGGAATTGGTTGGTAAGCGCATTGACCTTAAGCCCAATTAG
- a CDS encoding toprim domain-containing protein, which yields MARIDQDEVQKVQKFVNMLNEESENGAIVVVEGKRDVSALASVGFRGNVVTINNFRGINKLADNLEKESKVILMLDMDRKGRYLTHKILTLLQYKGNNVDMFYKKTLLEITKGKIRHIEEMMIYSKYLSDVSQIYKGRFASWI from the coding sequence ATGGCACGAATAGATCAGGACGAGGTTCAGAAGGTTCAGAAGTTTGTAAATATGCTCAACGAAGAATCGGAGAACGGAGCTATCGTTGTAGTTGAAGGAAAGAGAGATGTCAGTGCCTTGGCCTCTGTTGGTTTCAGAGGCAATGTCGTCACTATAAACAACTTCAGGGGAATAAACAAGCTGGCGGACAATCTGGAGAAAGAAAGCAAGGTGATACTTATGCTTGACATGGACAGGAAGGGCAGATATCTTACACACAAGATCCTTACATTATTACAGTATAAGGGAAATAACGTTGATATGTTTTACAAAAAGACGTTATTGGAAATAACGAAAGGCAAGATCAGACATATAGAAGAAATGATGATCTATTCAAAGTACCTTTCCGATGTTAGCCAAATATACAAGGGTCGTTTTGCTTCTTGGATATAG
- a CDS encoding type 1 glutamine amidotransferase: protein MKRLLVIQNARCEHLGSLQSMFESDNFRIERFVATNDSLPKEIEGYNALIILGGPAGVYDDYEYLRNEEKLIRDAIRKNIATLGICLGSQLIAKAVGGRVYKGPRKEIGWYPVEITDEGRNDIFKGLKRNIVVFQWHGDTYDLPRNAVTLATSELYPIQAFRIGNAIGIQFHLEVSKEMVMDWIGQYKSELESVSHYIYVNDITKVLDTNINALNEYARVLYQNFRKMFI, encoded by the coding sequence ATGAAAAGATTGCTTGTTATACAAAATGCCCGTTGCGAGCATTTAGGATCACTACAATCAATGTTTGAAAGTGATAATTTTAGAATTGAGAGGTTTGTTGCTACTAATGACAGTCTACCCAAAGAAATAGAAGGATATAATGCCTTGATCATTCTTGGCGGCCCTGCTGGAGTATACGATGATTATGAATATCTTAGAAATGAAGAGAAACTGATTCGAGATGCCATAAGAAAAAACATAGCAACACTTGGCATTTGTCTGGGCTCACAGTTGATTGCAAAGGCAGTTGGCGGTAGAGTGTATAAAGGTCCTAGGAAGGAAATTGGTTGGTATCCTGTTGAGATAACAGACGAGGGTAGGAACGATATCTTCAAGGGCTTGAAAAGAAATATCGTGGTCTTTCAATGGCATGGTGACACATATGATTTACCGAGAAACGCAGTTACGTTGGCAACATCAGAACTTTATCCTATACAGGCATTCAGGATAGGAAATGCAATAGGTATACAGTTTCATCTGGAGGTTTCAAAGGAAATGGTAATGGACTGGATTGGACAGTATAAATCAGAATTGGAATCTGTAAGTCACTATATCTATGTAAATGACATAACTAAGGTCCTCGACACTAACATTAATGCTTTAAATGAGTATGCCCGGGTGCTATATCAGAATTTTAGGAAGATGTTCATATAG
- a CDS encoding acetate--CoA ligase family protein, with product MVAVEKIFKGNMSGKDKVITEEQAKQILTEYGVKVPPYALVNSEDEAVAQAKKMGFPLVMKIVSPQILHKTDVGGVKVGVSTEDEVRNVFNDMYGRLSGKYNVKGVLLEKMVPSGVELIAGLQYDDQFGPVIMAGLGGIFTEVFKDVSFRMLPITKEDAKSMLNDLQGKKILQGFRGSKPIDMEMLSDALVRIGKLGTDMAAYYESVDFNPITVYPDSYYVVDAKILLRDKPIENPISKAEANSNFMEKFFYPRSIALVGASATPGKIGYSVLDSLVNHEYKGEVYPINPNRDEIMGIKCYRSLEDIKKPVDLVVVCVDVLQTPALMETCAKLGIHNVLIISGGGKELGGERAEAERKIKELSNKYQIRVVGPNCIGMFNAENRLDAAFQGHSRMLRPPLGPIAFLTQSGTIGISFMETAETFGMSKMVSYGNRSDVDEADMIWYLAQDPSTRVIGLYVEGLGDGRKFVNTAKRVMKEKGKPVVVLKSGRSARGAKQAASHTGSLGGTYTVVKGAFDQAGIISVDSYSELAGVVKALAWQPVPKGNRVALVSNGAGPMIAAIDLFERYGLEVANLEEKTLKEMKEHYPPTFPTGNPMDVTGSAVAADYQYAIQKFTEDPNVDIIMPWFVFQDDPLEESVVDVLAEFQRQAKKPILIGCIGGPFTEKMSKAIEEKHIPVYHEVGPWVVSASALVKWSRIRSQH from the coding sequence ATGGTGGCCGTAGAAAAGATATTCAAAGGCAATATGTCTGGTAAAGACAAGGTCATAACAGAGGAACAGGCGAAGCAGATCCTTACGGAATATGGTGTTAAAGTCCCCCCATATGCTCTTGTAAATTCAGAGGATGAGGCGGTAGCACAGGCAAAGAAGATGGGGTTTCCGTTGGTCATGAAGATAGTGTCGCCTCAAATCTTGCATAAGACAGATGTTGGTGGTGTTAAAGTAGGTGTTTCAACCGAAGATGAGGTTCGGAACGTATTCAATGACATGTATGGTAGGCTTTCTGGCAAGTACAATGTGAAGGGCGTGCTTCTTGAGAAGATGGTTCCATCCGGAGTTGAATTGATAGCTGGATTGCAGTACGACGATCAGTTCGGCCCAGTAATAATGGCTGGTCTAGGCGGCATCTTCACCGAAGTTTTCAAGGACGTATCATTCAGGATGCTTCCCATAACGAAGGAAGATGCTAAATCAATGCTTAATGATTTACAGGGCAAAAAGATACTGCAGGGCTTCAGGGGTTCAAAGCCCATTGACATGGAGATGCTTTCAGATGCATTGGTCAGGATTGGAAAGTTGGGAACGGACATGGCAGCATATTATGAAAGTGTTGATTTTAACCCTATAACGGTCTATCCTGATAGTTACTACGTTGTCGATGCAAAGATTTTGCTAAGGGATAAACCCATAGAAAATCCCATTTCTAAAGCAGAGGCTAATTCAAACTTCATGGAGAAGTTCTTCTATCCTAGATCTATAGCTCTGGTAGGTGCTTCTGCTACGCCTGGAAAGATAGGCTATTCTGTTCTTGATAGTCTGGTTAATCATGAGTACAAGGGCGAGGTCTATCCAATTAATCCCAACAGGGATGAAATAATGGGCATCAAATGTTACAGATCGCTTGAGGATATCAAGAAGCCCGTTGACCTTGTTGTTGTATGTGTCGATGTTTTGCAAACGCCTGCCTTGATGGAAACATGTGCAAAGCTTGGAATCCATAACGTTTTGATCATATCTGGAGGCGGTAAGGAGCTTGGAGGAGAGAGAGCAGAAGCGGAGAGGAAGATAAAGGAACTTTCCAACAAATACCAGATACGCGTCGTCGGACCTAATTGCATTGGTATGTTCAATGCTGAGAATAGGTTAGATGCTGCCTTCCAAGGTCACAGCAGGATGTTAAGGCCTCCACTGGGACCCATCGCATTTCTTACCCAAAGCGGTACCATAGGTATAAGTTTCATGGAAACTGCAGAAACTTTTGGAATGAGTAAAATGGTAAGTTATGGGAATAGATCTGATGTTGACGAGGCAGATATGATATGGTACTTGGCACAGGATCCCAGTACAAGAGTAATCGGATTGTACGTTGAAGGCCTTGGCGATGGAAGAAAGTTTGTTAATACTGCTAAACGGGTAATGAAGGAGAAGGGTAAACCCGTCGTTGTTCTCAAGAGTGGAAGGAGTGCGCGAGGGGCAAAGCAGGCTGCCTCGCATACAGGCTCATTGGGAGGAACTTATACAGTTGTAAAGGGAGCATTTGATCAGGCTGGAATAATCTCTGTTGATAGTTACTCTGAACTGGCTGGCGTAGTTAAAGCATTGGCATGGCAGCCCGTTCCGAAGGGAAATAGGGTTGCATTGGTTTCCAATGGAGCTGGCCCAATGATAGCTGCGATAGACCTGTTTGAGAGGTATGGCTTGGAGGTAGCAAACCTTGAAGAGAAAACACTTAAGGAGATGAAGGAGCATTACCCTCCAACATTCCCGACCGGCAACCCTATGGATGTGACGGGTTCGGCTGTTGCTGCTGACTATCAATACGCCATACAGAAGTTCACGGAGGATCCCAATGTTGACATCATCATGCCTTGGTTTGTTTTCCAAGACGATCCGTTAGAGGAAAGCGTAGTTGATGTTTTGGCAGAGTTCCAAAGGCAGGCAAAAAAGCCTATTCTAATAGGATGCATTGGAGGACCATTTACTGAGAAGATGTCAAAGGCTATAGAGGAGAAACATATACCTGTTTATCACGAAGTTGGCCCGTGGGTGGTAAGTGCAAGTGCACTTGTGAAATGGAGTAGAATAAGGTCCCAGCATTAG